Genomic DNA from Setaria italica strain Yugu1 chromosome V, Setaria_italica_v2.0, whole genome shotgun sequence:
ATACACGAGCTGACTTTCTTTTCCATATAGGTggatgaaccatcaaaatatggGGTTGTGGTTATGGAGGAGGCAACTGGAAGGGTGGAAAGATttgtagaaaagccaaaaataTTTGTGGGCAACAAGATTAATGCTGGGATTTACTTGCTGAACCCATCTGTCCTTGACCGCATTGAACTGAGGCCAACATCAATTGAGAAAGAGGTCTTCCCTCAAATTGCAGCTGATCAAAAGCTCCATGCGATGGTCCTTCCAGGATTTTGGATGGATGTTGGTCAGCCAAGGGACTACATTACTGGTTTGCGTCTTTATCTAGACTCACTTAGGAAGAAATCAGCTGCCAAGCTGGCTTCTGGAGCACATGTCGTGGGCAACGTCCTGGTGCATGAGAGTGCCAAGATTGGAGAGGGTTGTCTGATTGGTCCTGATGTCGCTATTGGACCTGGATGTGTTGTGGAGGATGGTGTGAGGCTTTCCCGTTGCACTGTCATGCGTGGTGTGCGTATCAAGAAGCATGCTTGTATCTCAAACAGCATTATCGGGTGGCACTCAACTGTTGGACAATGGGCACGGATAGAGAACATGACTATCTTGGGGGAGGATGTTCACGTATGCGATGAAGTATACAGCAATGGTGGTGTTGTTCTCCCACACAAAGAGATCAAGTCAAGCATTCTGAAGCCTGAGATCGTCATGTGAGCTATCCTGTTTTAGCTGCAGTACATTCTCAAGTTCTTTTACCCAGGGAGGATTGCAAATCCCCCTTTTATAAACAATATAGCTTGGTGTCTTTGTCCTAGTGCAAACAGCTTGATATATCTGACAATGTATCCTTGTTTTTGGTTGAAAATTTAGTGTACACTCATGAGTCACAAATAACAAGTGATTGTGATCTCTTGAGTTTCGAGGTTTCGGACTCTGGTGTCTGCAGAAGTTCAATAACATAGCAagaataaattttaaaaaagaTTGTGGTCCAAGGTATCTTTGAGTACGCTTAAGTCTGTTTGTGTGCTAAATGCTGTTCAGTAGAAATGTACACAGAAGCCCATGTGTGATGTAACTAAATTTTGTGTATACGCAATTTTATACCAATGAATGTACTGTCGGTCTGCTACATTGTCTGTGGTTCCCAACTCTTGGTTACCTTTTTTCCTCtctattttttaaatataattttgGCAGGAGCAGACTAGTCGTGACTGGTGAGCAGAGAGGTATGTCCTGTTTTGATCCGGCTGCGGAGAGCTACTCTCTATGCTATCTTTGAAACTAAGTTCTCATTTTCAACAAAATGTCGGAACAATGGCATTATGCATGGGATGTTGCTTAATTTTTTAGCAAGTCATATACTAGTAAATGATCACGACTTCG
This window encodes:
- the LOC101772314 gene encoding probable mannose-1-phosphate guanylyltransferase 3, whose amino-acid sequence is MKALILVGGFGTRLRPLTLSFPKPLVDFANKPMILHQIEALKEVGVTEVVLAINYRPEVMINFLKDFEDKLGITITCSQETEPLGTAGPLALARDKLADGSGEPFFVLNSDVISEYPFAELIEFHKSHGGEATIMVTKVDEPSKYGVVVMEEATGRVERFVEKPKIFVGNKINAGIYLLNPSVLDRIELRPTSIEKEVFPQIAADQKLHAMVLPGFWMDVGQPRDYITGLRLYLDSLRKKSAAKLASGAHVVGNVLVHESAKIGEGCLIGPDVAIGPGCVVEDGVRLSRCTVMRGVRIKKHACISNSIIGWHSTVGQWARIENMTILGEDVHVCDEVYSNGGVVLPHKEIKSSILKPEIVM